The following coding sequences lie in one Candidatus Nitrospira allomarina genomic window:
- a CDS encoding TPM domain-containing protein — translation MTFSDQDQERIQHSVTEAERHTRGEIVPMIVERSARYRETQYRAGAGCALFTLSALITIEWEWVSWGWHATNAGWLLLTVIAAYGLGFWLGTFDPVIRALTSHERMAYKANLRAHQAFLEHGLHRTELGTGVLILISLLEHRIEILTDRAILDRVPPETWKNMLALIQDGFRKGNPVESLCQAITLCGEVLGEYFPAGPIGPNPNELPNKLISG, via the coding sequence ATGACTTTTTCAGACCAGGATCAGGAACGCATTCAACACAGCGTCACAGAAGCTGAACGCCATACTCGTGGAGAAATCGTGCCGATGATCGTCGAACGCTCAGCGCGATACCGGGAGACGCAATATCGGGCCGGAGCAGGCTGTGCCTTATTCACGCTGAGTGCCCTCATAACCATTGAATGGGAATGGGTGTCCTGGGGGTGGCACGCCACCAATGCCGGTTGGCTCCTGCTGACAGTCATTGCGGCCTATGGACTCGGATTCTGGTTGGGAACATTCGACCCGGTGATTCGGGCCCTCACCTCACACGAACGAATGGCCTATAAAGCAAACCTCCGCGCCCATCAGGCATTTCTGGAACATGGTCTGCATCGCACAGAACTCGGAACAGGCGTGCTGATTCTTATATCGTTACTCGAACACCGGATTGAGATTCTGACAGACCGCGCTATCCTGGATCGGGTTCCCCCGGAGACCTGGAAGAATATGCTGGCCTTGATTCAGGATGGCTTTCGGAAGGGAAACCCCGTGGAGTCGTTGTGTCAGGCCATTACCTTATGCGGGGAGGTCTTAGGCGAATATTTCCCGGCAGGTCCCATTGGCCCCAATCCCAATGAACTCCCGAACAAGCTGATTTCAGGCTAA
- the panC gene encoding pantoate--beta-alanine ligase gives MRVIHSVRNLYSWRRKQEALDGPIGFVPTMGALHDGHLSLIQRARKHCGTVVVSVFVNPLQFGEAEDLSRYPRSFPADRRLCREAGVDLLFAPPPEEFYPENFQTTVMVNRLTRRWEGESRPTHFQGVTTVVTKLFCLVRPHRAYFGQKDYQQSLVVNQLIHDLNWDMRMVLCPTVRESDGLAVSSRNRYLSANQRLQAGLLSKALREGADAIKTGVRSVRTIQSRMAKLLGSDPDVHPEYLAICNSRNLEPLTQVRGTVVILGAVRLGTIRLIDNLLVRCPQSHG, from the coding sequence ATGCGCGTCATCCATTCTGTTCGAAATCTGTATAGCTGGAGAAGAAAACAGGAGGCGTTGGACGGACCAATCGGGTTTGTCCCCACGATGGGCGCCTTGCATGATGGCCATCTCTCGTTAATACAGCGCGCTCGAAAACACTGTGGGACCGTTGTGGTCAGTGTCTTTGTCAATCCGCTTCAGTTTGGGGAGGCTGAAGATTTAAGCCGCTATCCCCGGAGTTTCCCCGCCGACCGGCGTTTGTGCCGGGAGGCGGGTGTCGATCTCCTCTTTGCTCCTCCTCCAGAGGAATTCTATCCGGAAAATTTTCAAACAACCGTCATGGTGAATCGTCTCACGCGACGCTGGGAGGGTGAATCCAGGCCCACCCATTTTCAGGGCGTGACGACGGTAGTGACGAAATTATTCTGTCTGGTTCGTCCCCACCGCGCCTATTTCGGACAAAAGGATTATCAACAATCCCTGGTGGTGAACCAGCTCATACATGATCTCAACTGGGATATGCGAATGGTCCTCTGTCCAACGGTGCGGGAATCCGATGGGCTAGCCGTCAGTTCCCGCAATCGGTACCTGTCAGCCAATCAACGATTGCAAGCCGGGCTCTTATCCAAGGCGTTACGCGAGGGGGCCGATGCCATTAAGACCGGGGTCCGGAGTGTTCGGACCATACAATCCCGGATGGCAAAGCTTTTAGGCAGCGACCCCGATGTGCATCCGGAGTATCTGGCAATTTGCAATTCCAGGAATCTGGAACCATTGACTCAGGTGCGTGGAACAGTTGTCATCTTAGGAGCCGTCAGACTGGGGACCATTCGGTTGATTGATAATTTGCTGGTCCGCTGTCCCCAATCACACGGTTAG
- the folK gene encoding 2-amino-4-hydroxy-6-hydroxymethyldihydropteridine diphosphokinase: protein MAQEIVFIAFGSNAGDRQELCDRAVALMNLLPLSRVTGVSSYYESEPVDPQGMLGPTWFYNGVVRLETTLSAQRLLDILQETERALGRDEGNRRGPRTMDFDIVFFGQQVIEQPGLTVPHPRLHQRRFVLKPLVEVDPDWTHPVFHRSAKELLESLTDTSQVNKLDVIPGAKYGSRQACSGPST, encoded by the coding sequence ATGGCTCAAGAAATCGTGTTTATCGCCTTTGGCTCCAACGCAGGAGACCGCCAGGAATTGTGCGACCGGGCGGTGGCCCTGATGAATCTGCTCCCTCTTTCTCGTGTCACCGGAGTGTCTTCGTATTATGAATCCGAACCGGTCGATCCTCAGGGAATGTTGGGACCCACCTGGTTTTATAATGGTGTGGTGAGGCTGGAAACCACGCTCAGTGCCCAACGACTTCTGGACATTCTGCAAGAAACCGAACGAGCGTTGGGCCGTGATGAAGGCAACCGTCGCGGTCCACGCACGATGGATTTTGACATTGTATTTTTTGGCCAACAGGTGATTGAACAACCTGGACTCACCGTCCCCCATCCGCGCCTCCATCAGCGACGATTTGTGCTGAAACCGCTTGTGGAAGTAGATCCTGATTGGACTCATCCGGTGTTTCATCGTTCAGCGAAAGAGTTGTTAGAGTCTCTGACAGATACCAGTCAGGTCAACAAGTTGGATGTCATCCCCGGGGCGAAGTATGGCTCCCGACAGGCCTGCTCCGGGCCTTCCACTTGA
- a CDS encoding LL-diaminopimelate aminotransferase: protein MAGFPIQYAERIRTLPPYLFAAIDDMKRKAIERGMDIINLGIGDPDLPTPEPIIESLRREAGNPKHHQYPSYDGMLSFRMAVADWYQRRFGVTLDPKTEVVTLIGSKEGIGHIPLAFIDPGDIVLVPSPGYPVYPVATSFAGGISCTMPLTKENGFLPDLSAIPKDIAQKAKMMFLNSPNNPTSVVASKEFFQQVADFAQEHQIIVCHDAAYSEIYYDGKRPASFLEAAGAKDIGVEFHSLSKTYNMTGWRIGFAVGRKEVIAGLGKVKTNIDSGVFQAIQEAGITALQLDDSVTEGLRTIYQERRDVLVPGLKSMGLELDPPPAAFYVWIGVPKGFTSASFTAHLIEKAGIVTTPGNGFGDPGEGYIRMTVTTTKEKLAEAVERMKKIGW, encoded by the coding sequence ATGGCAGGGTTTCCTATTCAGTATGCAGAAAGAATCCGCACGCTCCCCCCCTACTTATTCGCCGCCATTGATGACATGAAGCGCAAGGCCATCGAGCGTGGCATGGATATCATCAATTTAGGGATAGGTGATCCTGATTTGCCGACCCCTGAACCGATTATTGAATCATTACGACGCGAGGCGGGGAATCCCAAGCACCATCAATACCCTTCGTATGATGGCATGTTGTCATTTCGGATGGCGGTCGCCGATTGGTATCAACGTCGGTTCGGCGTGACCCTGGACCCCAAAACAGAAGTTGTGACACTGATCGGATCAAAAGAAGGCATCGGTCATATTCCGTTGGCCTTTATCGACCCGGGAGATATCGTCTTGGTTCCGAGCCCCGGATATCCTGTGTACCCCGTCGCAACCAGTTTTGCGGGGGGAATTTCCTGCACCATGCCATTGACGAAAGAGAATGGGTTTTTGCCGGACCTGTCTGCCATTCCCAAGGATATTGCCCAAAAAGCCAAAATGATGTTTCTCAACTCCCCGAATAATCCTACGTCGGTGGTGGCGAGCAAGGAATTTTTTCAACAAGTGGCGGATTTTGCGCAAGAGCATCAGATTATTGTCTGCCATGACGCCGCCTATTCCGAAATTTATTATGACGGCAAACGGCCGGCGAGCTTTCTGGAAGCAGCGGGCGCAAAAGACATAGGGGTGGAATTCCACTCGCTGTCCAAAACGTACAATATGACGGGCTGGCGCATCGGGTTCGCCGTGGGGCGAAAGGAAGTCATCGCGGGTTTGGGGAAGGTCAAAACCAATATTGATTCCGGCGTGTTTCAAGCGATTCAGGAAGCAGGCATTACCGCATTGCAACTGGATGATTCGGTGACGGAAGGCTTGCGAACGATTTATCAAGAACGGCGGGATGTCCTGGTGCCCGGCTTGAAAAGCATGGGATTGGAACTGGATCCGCCTCCGGCGGCGTTTTACGTCTGGATTGGTGTTCCGAAAGGCTTTACCTCGGCGTCCTTCACGGCACATCTTATTGAGAAAGCCGGAATTGTGACCACGCCTGGCAATGGATTTGGCGATCCGGGGGAAGGTTATATCCGGATGACGGTCACGACCACAAAAGAAAAATTAGCAGAAGCGGTGGAACGAATGAAAAAGATCGGCTGGTAG
- a CDS encoding type 1 glutamine amidotransferase, whose product MKVALCLQHVLFEGPGVFRQALETRGYGVRNVIVPAEGLPADPGDFLLIMGGPMSVNDSDPWIEAERQFVKMALARDIPVLGICFGAQLLAKALGGSVAPGPKIEIGMGSVSLTDMGQIDPILRVMPQDFLVFQWHGEGITLPPGSTHLLTSADFPVQAFRMTDRTYGLLFHLELEEAGIEALCRECPQDVLRGGMTPASIQARSRPHLPRLHQLADRFMDHLVRIR is encoded by the coding sequence ATGAAGGTTGCCCTCTGCCTCCAGCACGTCTTGTTTGAAGGTCCTGGCGTCTTCCGTCAGGCTCTAGAAACTCGTGGGTATGGCGTCCGAAATGTAATCGTGCCTGCTGAGGGTTTGCCTGCAGATCCAGGTGATTTTCTGCTCATCATGGGGGGACCGATGTCCGTTAACGATAGTGATCCGTGGATTGAGGCTGAACGGCAATTTGTAAAGATGGCTCTCGCGCGTGATATTCCTGTCCTGGGTATTTGTTTCGGCGCACAGTTACTGGCCAAAGCGTTGGGTGGTTCGGTGGCACCGGGGCCGAAAATTGAAATCGGCATGGGTTCCGTGTCACTGACCGACATGGGACAGATCGATCCCATCTTGCGTGTCATGCCTCAGGACTTTCTCGTGTTTCAATGGCACGGGGAAGGGATCACCCTTCCTCCGGGAAGCACGCATCTGTTGACTTCAGCTGATTTTCCCGTTCAGGCATTCCGGATGACGGATCGAACGTATGGCCTTCTGTTTCATCTGGAATTGGAGGAAGCGGGAATTGAGGCCTTATGCCGTGAATGTCCGCAAGATGTTCTACGAGGGGGAATGACACCGGCGTCTATTCAAGCCCGGTCCCGACCCCATTTACCCAGGCTTCATCAATTGGCTGATCGCTTCATGGATCATTTGGTTCGGATACGGTGA
- a CDS encoding class I SAM-dependent methyltransferase, with protein MNLEKVERVYSAYASVYDHTFGKVFQQSRESAVRGLPIEPGHRVLEVGVGTGEALPLYPSCCEVLGIDLSDGMLEHARRRVQEHRLNHVTLKRMDAGKMDLPDNHYDIVMAAYVVTAVPDYRSVVDEMIRVCKPGGRIIMLNHFSNGNKVIAAVEKWISPLCKHIGFRTDLALHTVLEGTCLMVVNKKKVNPLRFWHLVECVNKKNGQQALFTNGFALNGHS; from the coding sequence ATGAACCTTGAGAAAGTTGAGCGTGTATACAGTGCGTACGCATCTGTTTATGACCATACCTTTGGCAAAGTTTTTCAGCAATCGCGCGAATCGGCGGTCCGAGGGCTTCCAATTGAGCCTGGGCATCGGGTTCTTGAGGTTGGCGTAGGAACCGGGGAAGCGCTTCCTCTCTATCCCTCCTGTTGCGAAGTTCTTGGCATTGACCTCTCAGATGGCATGTTGGAACATGCTCGGCGTCGGGTTCAGGAGCACCGCTTAAATCATGTGACCCTTAAGAGAATGGATGCCGGGAAAATGGATCTTCCGGATAATCACTATGATATTGTGATGGCGGCCTACGTCGTCACGGCAGTTCCTGATTATCGAAGTGTGGTGGACGAAATGATTCGAGTGTGTAAGCCCGGTGGCCGGATCATTATGCTGAATCACTTTAGCAATGGGAATAAAGTGATTGCGGCGGTAGAAAAATGGATTTCTCCCCTGTGTAAGCATATTGGATTCCGAACCGATCTCGCATTGCACACGGTCCTGGAAGGCACATGTCTGATGGTGGTCAATAAAAAGAAAGTGAATCCGTTGCGGTTCTGGCATTTGGTGGAATGTGTGAATAAGAAGAATGGTCAACAGGCTTTGTTCACAAATGGTTTTGCGTTGAATGGACATTCTTAG
- a CDS encoding ABC transporter ATP-binding protein — MNYLSRFIPFLRPYLMPMVGAGVLVMGVAACNLLLIRLGGTLWDLITVQRDLPKLTSMVWVFVGLVIGQGLLSMAHSYLTALASQHVMADFRTHVFSHLHRLSLNFFAKRRTGELISRLMNDVGVIQNLLTETPMDALKHLVTIIGGVGFLLVMNWRLCVLILIVLPLLAIVARMFGRRLKFLSMQIQDQTAHVTTLIEEVVSGIRVVKSFVQGKREDARFRSAVETLLATTMKRTAVLAVFVPVITFCTFVMAIGVLWYGGKQVIEGQLSPGELFAFVLFAGILIGPFGSAARMFSQVKEVQGAMTRVFELLDTPLEIHDSPMAKALWPIHGKVEFDRVQFGYEGRSPVLDAVSFSIQAGECVALVGPTGAGKTTIVNLLHRFYDPTAGRVLIDGHDLKSIQVESLYQQLALVPQETLLFGGTIADNIRYGRADAPESDMIEASRRANAHEFIQLLPDGYDTILGEKGINLSGGQRQRIAIARALLKDPRILILDEATSALDSQSESLVQSALTELMKGRTTLMIAHRFSSIQRAHRILVLHKGTIVEEGQHEELLAKRGLYHHLYTLREVEGITEPLEDSAQPLSQ; from the coding sequence ATGAACTATCTGTCTCGATTTATTCCCTTCCTCCGTCCGTATTTGATGCCCATGGTCGGTGCGGGGGTCCTGGTGATGGGTGTTGCGGCCTGCAACCTGTTACTCATCCGGTTAGGTGGCACGCTGTGGGATCTTATTACGGTCCAACGCGATTTGCCGAAGTTGACAAGCATGGTGTGGGTCTTTGTCGGGTTGGTGATCGGACAGGGGCTCTTATCCATGGCTCATAGTTATTTGACCGCGCTGGCTTCCCAGCATGTGATGGCGGATTTTCGTACTCACGTTTTTTCTCACCTCCATCGGTTGTCACTGAATTTCTTTGCAAAACGGCGAACAGGAGAGTTGATTTCCAGATTGATGAACGATGTCGGGGTAATTCAAAATTTATTAACTGAGACCCCGATGGATGCCCTGAAGCATCTCGTGACCATCATCGGGGGGGTGGGATTTTTGTTGGTCATGAATTGGCGGTTGTGTGTCCTGATTCTCATAGTTTTGCCATTGCTGGCCATCGTCGCCAGGATGTTTGGAAGGCGGTTGAAATTTTTATCCATGCAAATTCAGGATCAAACGGCGCACGTTACCACGCTGATTGAAGAAGTGGTGTCAGGCATTCGTGTGGTCAAATCGTTTGTTCAGGGGAAACGAGAGGACGCGCGGTTTCGTTCAGCCGTAGAGACTTTATTAGCGACCACCATGAAACGGACAGCGGTGTTGGCCGTATTTGTTCCTGTCATCACCTTCTGTACCTTTGTCATGGCAATTGGCGTCTTATGGTATGGGGGCAAACAAGTCATCGAAGGCCAGCTTTCGCCTGGGGAATTATTTGCATTTGTTCTCTTTGCTGGGATTTTAATAGGCCCGTTTGGGTCAGCGGCCCGAATGTTCTCTCAGGTCAAGGAAGTGCAAGGAGCGATGACCAGGGTGTTTGAACTCTTGGATACGCCACTGGAAATCCATGATAGTCCGATGGCGAAGGCCTTATGGCCCATTCATGGGAAGGTCGAGTTCGATCGCGTCCAATTTGGCTATGAGGGCCGATCCCCCGTGTTGGATGCGGTGTCATTTTCGATTCAGGCCGGGGAATGTGTGGCGTTAGTAGGACCCACCGGAGCCGGGAAAACCACGATTGTGAATTTACTGCATCGATTTTATGATCCAACTGCCGGTCGGGTGCTTATCGACGGGCATGATCTCAAATCCATTCAAGTGGAGAGTTTGTATCAACAGCTGGCTCTTGTGCCGCAGGAAACCCTGCTTTTTGGCGGAACGATTGCAGACAATATCCGGTATGGTCGAGCCGATGCCCCTGAATCTGACATGATTGAGGCCAGTCGCCGAGCCAATGCCCATGAATTTATTCAGTTGCTCCCTGATGGCTATGACACTATTCTCGGGGAAAAAGGAATCAATTTGTCTGGAGGGCAGCGGCAGCGCATCGCCATTGCCAGGGCGTTGCTGAAAGACCCGAGAATTTTGATCCTGGATGAAGCAACCTCCGCATTGGATAGCCAGTCGGAATCGCTGGTCCAGTCTGCATTAACGGAACTGATGAAGGGACGCACCACCCTCATGATCGCGCATCGGTTTTCTTCTATTCAGCGGGCGCACCGTATTCTGGTTCTGCATAAAGGCACAATTGTGGAAGAAGGACAGCACGAGGAACTGCTTGCCAAGCGAGGGCTCTATCATCATCTCTATACACTTAGAGAGGTCGAGGGAATAACGGAGCCCCTGGAAGACTCAGCCCAACCGTTGTCTCAATAA
- a CDS encoding DUF6812 domain-containing protein: MTQGKKTRIRVRSSLSSYVGDILIPPMRNRISDVLNDESVLFINLTDVLINDTEHSAFVALNKNQIESVIQLD, translated from the coding sequence ATGACCCAGGGGAAAAAAACTCGTATTCGGGTCCGCTCCTCTCTGTCGTCTTATGTGGGAGATATCTTGATCCCGCCTATGCGAAATCGAATTTCAGATGTTTTAAATGATGAGTCTGTCTTGTTTATTAACCTAACAGATGTGCTGATCAATGACACTGAACATTCTGCGTTTGTGGCATTAAATAAAAATCAGATCGAATCGGTTATTCAACTCGACTAA
- a CDS encoding 30S ribosomal protein bS22, with the protein MSSVVKKRRKKMRKHKHKKLLRRMKFAKRRN; encoded by the coding sequence ATGTCGAGTGTTGTCAAAAAGCGTAGGAAGAAAATGCGAAAGCATAAACATAAAAAGCTCCTTCGCCGAATGAAATTTGCCAAACGTCGTAATTAA
- the nadB gene encoding L-aspartate oxidase produces MPSIVTSHHSSHVISTDFLILGAGVAGLRAAIELSRHGRVTMVAKGGPQDNNSFYAQGGVAVALSEEDDVVLHLADTLKAGHQLCSRPATKILVEEGPSRIHELIEWGAKFDTVDGKLAFTREGAHSRHRVLRAGGDATGSEMVRALSVKAQTLNNLTWMGNHVAVELFIQDGRCWGALILDELSGHLKIVCAPATILVTGGAGQVYARTTNPPNATGDGIAMAFRAGAMLEDMEFVQFHPTALYLPSSPPFLLSETLRGEGGILRNNRCERFMKTYHRSQELAPRDIVSRAIWTEMQRTKARHVYLDVTHLGATFLKERFPTIYSTCLRYDIDITEEWIPVSPSAHYFMGGVKTDLHGASTLPGLFAAGEVACSGVHGANRLASNSLLEGLVFGYRAAQTASTCWTTGSYPNFSDFPLLRKSTGRKMSTQDVEKIRNSLRRLMWSKVGLVRTGNSLKKAVDQIQQWSQKLSAAPWNRPGLETRNMVLVGQCIAKSALWRANSVGAHFREDFPFYKGLAWKTHSHCQQENLSKVTEATGTTPQKSTRC; encoded by the coding sequence ATGCCTTCCATCGTCACATCTCACCATTCCTCTCACGTGATTTCCACGGATTTTCTGATTTTAGGCGCGGGAGTCGCGGGCCTTCGAGCCGCGATTGAATTGAGTCGACATGGACGAGTCACCATGGTCGCCAAAGGTGGGCCCCAGGACAATAATTCCTTTTACGCTCAAGGAGGCGTGGCGGTCGCGCTGAGTGAAGAAGATGACGTGGTTCTGCATTTGGCGGATACCCTAAAAGCCGGCCATCAACTCTGTTCCCGGCCAGCCACAAAAATACTCGTTGAAGAAGGCCCCTCGCGCATTCATGAATTGATCGAATGGGGAGCAAAATTCGACACAGTGGATGGCAAACTGGCGTTCACCCGGGAGGGAGCCCATAGTCGCCACCGAGTGTTACGAGCCGGAGGGGATGCCACTGGCAGCGAAATGGTTCGTGCGCTGAGCGTTAAAGCCCAAACGCTGAATAATCTGACATGGATGGGCAATCATGTTGCGGTTGAGCTGTTTATCCAAGACGGACGATGCTGGGGGGCATTAATCCTGGATGAACTGAGTGGGCATCTTAAGATCGTCTGTGCCCCCGCCACGATTTTAGTTACAGGAGGAGCCGGACAGGTCTATGCTCGAACCACCAATCCACCCAATGCGACCGGAGATGGCATCGCCATGGCTTTTCGAGCCGGTGCCATGCTGGAGGATATGGAATTCGTCCAATTTCATCCGACCGCACTGTATCTCCCTTCGAGTCCTCCCTTTTTGCTATCTGAAACGCTCCGAGGAGAAGGAGGGATTTTGCGTAATAATCGCTGCGAACGCTTTATGAAAACCTATCATAGGAGCCAGGAACTTGCGCCACGAGACATCGTATCCCGGGCGATCTGGACGGAAATGCAACGAACCAAAGCTCGCCATGTCTATTTAGATGTGACCCATTTGGGAGCAACATTTTTGAAAGAACGGTTTCCTACCATTTATTCAACCTGTTTACGGTACGATATAGACATCACAGAGGAATGGATCCCCGTCTCCCCCAGCGCCCATTACTTTATGGGAGGAGTCAAAACCGATCTGCATGGGGCCTCTACCCTTCCAGGCCTGTTCGCGGCTGGAGAAGTGGCCTGTTCCGGTGTGCACGGTGCGAATCGACTGGCGAGTAATTCATTGCTGGAAGGTCTGGTCTTTGGCTACCGCGCAGCTCAAACCGCTTCAACATGTTGGACGACCGGCTCTTACCCAAACTTCTCGGATTTCCCCCTTCTCCGGAAATCCACCGGCCGGAAGATGTCCACTCAAGATGTGGAAAAAATTAGAAACTCCCTGCGGCGTTTGATGTGGTCGAAAGTCGGATTGGTGCGGACAGGAAACTCATTAAAAAAAGCGGTCGATCAGATTCAGCAATGGTCGCAAAAGCTGTCGGCTGCTCCGTGGAACCGGCCAGGATTAGAAACACGAAATATGGTTCTGGTTGGGCAATGCATTGCCAAATCTGCACTGTGGAGAGCCAATAGTGTGGGCGCGCATTTCCGGGAAGACTTTCCGTTTTATAAAGGCTTGGCATGGAAAACCCATAGCCACTGTCAACAGGAAAATCTTTCCAAGGTCACTGAGGCTACCGGGACGACCCCCCAAAAATCCACACGGTGCTGA
- a CDS encoding aminotransferase class IV: MWIFLNGKFVKKEQARISVFDHGFLYGDGVYETLRVYQRRIFLLERHLARLRRSCELIGLVLPIQDNAWASIMTEMLIRNRLQDAGLRVTISRGEGELGIDPGLCPSPTIVVMAKSVVSYPAHMREQGVRLQLVSVRRNPESAQSPQIKSLSFLNNILAKQEAVQAGAFDALMLNMDGHVTECTTSNIFFVSNHRLHTPSVACGILEGITREVVMILARELGIKVEEGAYGAADVLQADECFMTNTGLEIMAVSQIGRNPIGQGGSGEITMALWRAFQENLERWLGPVVTGPQGS; encoded by the coding sequence ATGTGGATATTTCTCAACGGGAAGTTTGTGAAAAAAGAACAGGCCCGGATTTCGGTCTTTGACCATGGGTTTCTGTATGGAGATGGAGTCTATGAAACTCTTCGCGTCTACCAGCGTCGCATTTTTTTACTAGAACGCCATCTGGCGCGACTTCGACGGTCCTGTGAACTGATCGGCCTGGTCCTTCCAATCCAGGATAATGCGTGGGCGAGCATCATGACCGAAATGCTGATTCGGAATAGGCTTCAGGATGCCGGCCTGCGCGTGACGATTTCTCGAGGGGAAGGGGAACTCGGGATTGATCCCGGTCTCTGTCCCAGCCCAACTATTGTCGTGATGGCGAAGTCTGTGGTGTCCTATCCTGCTCACATGCGAGAGCAGGGAGTCCGGTTGCAGCTCGTCTCAGTTCGACGGAATCCGGAGTCTGCCCAATCGCCGCAAATCAAGTCGCTGAGTTTTCTCAACAACATTCTGGCCAAGCAGGAAGCCGTGCAGGCCGGTGCGTTCGATGCTCTGATGTTGAATATGGATGGTCATGTGACGGAATGTACGACGAGCAATATCTTTTTTGTGTCCAACCACCGGTTGCATACTCCTTCGGTTGCTTGCGGGATTCTTGAAGGGATCACTCGGGAGGTGGTGATGATCTTAGCCAGGGAGTTAGGGATTAAAGTGGAAGAAGGGGCATATGGGGCCGCGGACGTGCTTCAAGCGGATGAGTGCTTTATGACGAATACGGGTCTGGAAATTATGGCGGTCTCTCAAATTGGAAGAAATCCTATTGGCCAAGGCGGGAGTGGGGAAATCACGATGGCCTTATGGCGGGCTTTCCAAGAAAATTTGGAACGATGGTTGGGACCGGTTGTCACAGGCCCACAGGGATCATGA